A portion of the Candidatus Flexicrinis proximus genome contains these proteins:
- a CDS encoding ribonuclease D — MIGRRSSLPPATYIDHPKKLDAMVEALRQEPLLGIDTESNSLHVYHERVCLIQISSRAADYIIDPLALTNLNPLGNLFADPRIEKVFHASEYDLMCLKRDYQMTISNLFDTMQAARICGVKQIGLNHLVQAYLGIELDKSHQRDNWGRRPLAMSSLRYAQLDTHYLPELHDLLLAELEVRGHAEEARETFEDLSRLTPAHEGRSFDEDGFWKIGQPARLNGRQMAILREVYLSREALAEKADIPPMNVVQNRTLIELAQRQPADRDQLRDVFGLSPNGLRKYGDAFLAAVARGKDAPIPKRPDAEMTPPDIADRYTALHGWRRKRAEARGVESDVIVTKQTLWSLAFKAPTTLDQLENIQGLGPWRLNAYGPEILAVIAKNENGAKPS, encoded by the coding sequence ATGATTGGACGCCGTTCCAGCTTGCCGCCCGCGACCTATATAGACCATCCGAAGAAGCTCGACGCAATGGTCGAGGCGCTCCGCCAGGAGCCACTGTTAGGCATCGATACCGAGTCTAACAGCCTGCACGTTTATCATGAGCGCGTGTGCCTGATTCAGATCAGCAGCCGGGCGGCGGATTACATTATCGACCCGCTGGCGCTGACGAACCTCAACCCGCTGGGTAACCTGTTCGCCGATCCGCGCATCGAGAAGGTCTTTCACGCCAGCGAATACGACCTGATGTGCCTGAAGCGCGACTACCAGATGACGATCAGCAATCTGTTCGACACGATGCAGGCGGCGCGAATCTGCGGGGTCAAGCAGATCGGGCTGAACCATCTGGTGCAGGCGTACCTGGGGATCGAACTGGACAAGAGCCACCAGCGCGACAACTGGGGGCGGCGGCCGCTGGCGATGTCCAGCCTGCGCTATGCCCAACTGGATACACATTACCTGCCGGAGCTGCACGACCTGCTACTGGCGGAACTGGAAGTGCGCGGCCACGCCGAAGAAGCGCGCGAGACCTTCGAGGATTTGAGCCGCCTGACACCGGCACACGAGGGACGTTCGTTCGACGAGGACGGCTTCTGGAAGATTGGGCAGCCGGCGCGGCTGAACGGCCGGCAGATGGCGATCCTGCGCGAGGTGTATCTGTCACGCGAGGCGTTGGCCGAAAAAGCGGATATTCCGCCGATGAACGTGGTACAGAACCGCACGCTGATCGAGCTGGCCCAGCGGCAGCCGGCAGACCGCGACCAGCTGCGGGATGTCTTCGGACTGTCGCCCAACGGGCTGCGTAAATACGGCGATGCGTTTCTGGCGGCGGTGGCGCGCGGCAAGGACGCGCCGATCCCGAAGCGGCCGGACGCAGAGATGACGCCGCCGGACATCGCAGACCGCTACACGGCGCTGCACGGCTGGCGCAGGAAACGGGCGGAGGCGCGCGGCGTCGAATCAGATGTGATCGTGACGAAGCAGACGCTGTGGTCGCTGGCATTCAAGGCGCCGACGACGCTGGACCAACTGGAAAACATCCAGGGGTTGGGGCCGTGGCGGCTGAACGCTTACGGGCCGGAAATCCTGGCGGTGATTGCCAAGAACGAAAACGGAGCGAAGCCGTCATAG
- a CDS encoding Rieske 2Fe-2S domain-containing protein: protein MATANPTQGAASAAPAKATTVEVSAVSRREFLYYIWGASIALLLGEAGAAIVWFALPRFREGEFGGIIPVALEDLPDAGDAPLSIPAGRFHVSHTPEGGLVALYGVCTHLGCLPKWEPVAVRFACPCHGSQYEVDGRWITGPAPRGLDRFPLTITLADGSTRTNGVDGWPIDITDITLDDIVFVAVNTGARHWPAAWRGF, encoded by the coding sequence ATGGCGACAGCAAACCCGACCCAAGGGGCGGCTTCAGCCGCACCCGCAAAGGCGACTACGGTTGAAGTCAGCGCCGTAAGCCGCCGCGAATTCCTGTACTATATCTGGGGCGCGTCCATTGCGCTGCTGCTCGGTGAAGCCGGCGCGGCAATCGTCTGGTTCGCGCTTCCGCGCTTCCGCGAAGGCGAGTTCGGCGGCATCATCCCCGTCGCGCTCGAAGATCTGCCCGATGCAGGCGATGCCCCACTCAGCATCCCCGCCGGCCGTTTCCATGTCTCGCATACGCCCGAAGGTGGCCTTGTCGCGCTCTACGGCGTCTGCACCCATCTTGGCTGCTTGCCCAAGTGGGAACCGGTCGCGGTTCGGTTTGCCTGCCCGTGTCACGGCTCGCAGTACGAAGTCGACGGCCGCTGGATCACCGGTCCTGCCCCCCGTGGCCTCGACCGCTTCCCGCTGACCATCACACTGGCCGACGGCAGCACCCGTACCAACGGTGTCGACGGCTGGCCTATCGATATCACCGATATCACCCTTGACGACATTGTCTTTGTCGCCGTCAACACTGGCGCGCGTCACTGGCCCGCAGCATGGCGCGGCTTTTAG
- the tadA gene encoding tRNA adenosine(34) deaminase TadA, translating to MTQAFFDDAHFMRLALDEARLALVTGDVPVGAVAVRDGAVIGRGRNRREADGDPTAHAEIVAMREAAQAVGEWRLEDVTLYCTLEPCCMCAGAMVQARLWRLVYGTLDVRAGCAGSVVDLLRHPQFNHRVEVYAGVLADECAALLDAFFKALR from the coding sequence ATGACGCAGGCATTTTTTGACGACGCACATTTTATGCGGCTGGCGCTGGACGAGGCGCGGCTGGCACTGGTGACGGGCGATGTGCCGGTCGGCGCGGTGGCGGTGCGCGACGGCGCGGTGATCGGGCGCGGGCGCAACCGGCGCGAGGCCGATGGCGACCCGACCGCGCACGCCGAGATTGTCGCGATGCGCGAGGCGGCGCAGGCGGTGGGCGAATGGCGGCTGGAAGATGTGACGCTGTACTGCACGCTCGAACCGTGCTGCATGTGCGCGGGGGCGATGGTTCAGGCGCGGCTGTGGCGGCTGGTTTACGGCACGCTGGATGTGAGGGCCGGCTGCGCGGGAAGCGTGGTCGACCTGCTGCGGCACCCGCAGTTCAATCACCGGGTCGAGGTCTACGCCGGCGTGCTGGCCGACGAGTGCGCGGCCCTGCTTGATGCCTTCTTCAAGGCACTGCGCTAG
- a CDS encoding DUF4287 domain-containing protein: MADKTTIDYEKEFIANAKAQTGHSVDEWMDVIRASGKKKHADVRDWIKSEHKLDHMKATFLAFMFDNGGKPAFVADDLLDTLFAGKPLARELTHALETAITGANPGIRFVPKKTYVSIDGDKVLGCATPTKDGLRFGLDLGEMPFEGRVLKAKSLGAMPNLTHMLELREEKDVDSELLKLVDVAFERTRKKPKK, from the coding sequence ATGGCAGACAAGACCACCATCGATTACGAGAAGGAATTTATTGCCAACGCCAAAGCGCAGACCGGTCACAGCGTCGACGAATGGATGGACGTGATCCGCGCCTCCGGCAAAAAGAAGCACGCCGACGTGCGCGATTGGATCAAATCCGAACACAAGCTCGACCATATGAAAGCCACGTTTCTGGCCTTCATGTTCGACAATGGCGGCAAGCCCGCCTTCGTCGCCGATGACCTGCTCGACACGCTCTTCGCGGGTAAGCCGCTGGCCCGCGAGCTAACCCACGCGCTCGAAACAGCCATCACTGGCGCCAATCCCGGTATCCGCTTCGTCCCCAAGAAGACCTATGTCTCGATTGACGGCGATAAGGTGCTCGGCTGTGCCACCCCCACCAAAGACGGCCTGCGCTTCGGCTTGGACTTGGGAGAGATGCCTTTCGAAGGCCGCGTCCTGAAAGCCAAAAGTCTCGGCGCGATGCCCAACCTTACCCACATGCTCGAACTGCGCGAGGAAAAGGACGTCGACTCCGAACTCCTCAAGCTCGTCGATGTCGCCTTCGAACGCACGCGCAAAAAGCCGAAGAAATGA
- a CDS encoding cytochrome bc complex cytochrome b subunit yields the protein MLAFATLFLSFSGYLLPWDQLSLWAVTIGASMIEATPPKIVGDNLNLLIRGGPEMGANGVLRFYLLHVLLVPAVLFIFTGVHYYKVIVHGHSLPPKSENVGEDTAKRVPLDKRVYFIPDVLTSELMWIAVTTLVMIVLCIWFYHAPLENHADPQITPIGTTAPWYFLWIQGALKLGDKVLWGVIFPGVYLVGLMVIPYIDTTPSRRYADRRFALTMGLALMSFTVVLSYMGLPEYGVASSADTKVLHEMTMEPAHNHMGKLLPVPYGELAPGAYTTAQFEGDNPDSAAKEFDAMIAETGIRAELTAELNTAHLAQQFQELPFVAIPDGSPALHSAMEEFHHLLSINSQELRNPHGIVIVTDNQTGLKRLDVLIQWEEVELDATGGVVLDTDGNPIPVLDEDGLPVYRWHAAHIFIHENSAYFQN from the coding sequence GTGCTGGCCTTCGCCACCCTCTTCCTCAGCTTCTCCGGCTATCTGCTCCCGTGGGATCAGCTCTCACTCTGGGCGGTCACCATCGGCGCCTCGATGATCGAAGCCACCCCGCCGAAAATCGTCGGCGATAATCTGAACCTGCTCATCCGCGGCGGCCCGGAAATGGGCGCCAACGGCGTGCTGCGCTTCTACCTGCTGCACGTCCTGCTCGTGCCTGCCGTGCTGTTCATCTTCACCGGCGTGCACTATTACAAGGTCATCGTCCACGGCCACTCGCTGCCGCCCAAGTCCGAGAATGTCGGCGAAGATACGGCTAAGCGCGTCCCGCTCGACAAGCGTGTCTACTTCATCCCCGACGTCCTGACCAGCGAACTCATGTGGATCGCCGTCACTACCCTCGTGATGATCGTCCTGTGCATCTGGTTCTATCACGCGCCGCTTGAAAACCATGCCGACCCGCAAATCACCCCGATCGGCACGACCGCGCCGTGGTATTTCCTCTGGATTCAGGGCGCGCTCAAGCTCGGCGACAAGGTCCTCTGGGGCGTTATCTTCCCCGGCGTCTATCTGGTCGGCCTGATGGTCATTCCTTACATCGATACGACCCCGAGCCGCCGTTATGCCGACCGCCGTTTCGCGCTGACGATGGGCCTCGCGCTCATGTCCTTCACGGTTGTTCTCAGCTACATGGGTCTGCCGGAATACGGCGTCGCCTCCTCGGCGGACACCAAAGTCCTCCACGAGATGACCATGGAGCCGGCCCACAACCACATGGGCAAGCTGCTGCCGGTACCCTACGGCGAACTCGCCCCCGGCGCTTATACCACCGCCCAGTTCGAAGGCGACAACCCGGACAGCGCGGCAAAAGAATTCGATGCGATGATCGCCGAAACCGGCATCCGCGCCGAACTCACCGCCGAATTGAATACCGCTCATCTGGCACAACAGTTCCAGGAGCTGCCATTCGTCGCCATTCCTGATGGGTCGCCGGCCCTGCACAGCGCCATGGAAGAGTTCCATCATCTGTTGTCGATCAACAGCCAGGAACTCCGCAATCCGCACGGCATCGTCATCGTGACCGATAACCAGACAGGACTCAAGCGCCTCGATGTGCTGATCCAGTGGGAAGAAGTCGAACTCGATGCGACCGGCGGCGTCGTGCTGGATACAGACGGTAATCCGATCCCGGTACTGGACGAAGATGGGTTGCCGGTCTATCGCTGGCACGCCGCCCATATCTTCATCCATGAGAACAGCGCCTACTTCCAAAACTAA